Proteins encoded in a region of the Malaciobacter mytili LMG 24559 genome:
- the kdsB gene encoding 3-deoxy-manno-octulosonate cytidylyltransferase encodes MIIIPARLNSSRFENKILVDILGLPMVIRTAKQVSSLDKVVIATDSQEVVDLASKYGFDAVLTSKEHQSGTDRINEAVNKLCLNEDEVIVNVQADEPFIEPEVVQAVINKVKEVKNEDIMIVSCYKKISSDLADDPNHVKVVLDNNSNAIYFSRAKVPYHRDHYENSEYNGHLGIYGFTKKSLNTFCSLEPSKLETIEKLEQLRAIDNAHKIAMVKVESKSFGIDTQEDLVNALKIFTV; translated from the coding sequence ATGATAATAATACCTGCAAGATTAAATTCTAGTAGATTTGAAAATAAGATTTTAGTGGATATTTTAGGATTACCAATGGTAATAAGAACTGCAAAGCAAGTTAGTTCTTTAGATAAAGTAGTAATTGCAACTGATTCACAAGAAGTAGTAGATTTAGCTTCTAAATATGGTTTTGATGCAGTTTTAACTTCAAAGGAACATCAAAGTGGAACAGATAGAATTAATGAAGCAGTTAATAAATTATGTTTAAATGAAGATGAGGTTATTGTAAATGTACAAGCTGATGAACCTTTTATAGAACCAGAAGTTGTACAAGCAGTAATTAATAAGGTAAAAGAAGTAAAAAATGAAGATATAATGATAGTTAGCTGCTATAAAAAAATAAGTTCAGATTTAGCAGATGACCCAAATCATGTAAAAGTAGTTTTGGATAATAATTCAAATGCAATTTATTTCTCAAGAGCTAAAGTTCCATATCATAGAGATCATTATGAAAACTCAGAATATAATGGACATTTGGGAATTTATGGATTTACAAAAAAATCATTAAATACTTTTTGTAGCTTAGAGCCTTCAAAATTAGAAACAATTGAAAAATTAGAACAACTAAGAGCAATAGATAATGCACATAAAATTGCTATGGTTAAGGTAGAATCTAAATCTTTTGGTATTGATACGCAAGAGGACTTAGTAAATGCACTAAAGATTTTTACAGTTTAA
- the tsaE gene encoding tRNA (adenosine(37)-N6)-threonylcarbamoyltransferase complex ATPase subunit type 1 TsaE has protein sequence MQETLLLDLENINKVVNKLKAVIKKDCVVLLKGDLASGKTTLVKNFVKSYGSDDLVTSPTFSIQTLYSNNIYHYDVYNKGLEEFISLGLLEEFEKEGIHFVEWGDKRLEDLLLSYGFNVISVEIEKLDNKRQYKIYA, from the coding sequence GTGCAAGAGACTTTACTATTAGATTTAGAAAATATTAATAAAGTAGTTAATAAACTAAAAGCAGTTATTAAAAAAGATTGTGTAGTTTTATTAAAAGGTGATTTAGCAAGTGGTAAGACTACTTTAGTTAAAAATTTTGTTAAAAGTTATGGAAGTGATGATTTAGTAACTTCACCAACTTTTTCTATTCAAACACTTTATTCAAATAATATATATCATTATGATGTTTATAATAAAGGTTTAGAAGAGTTTATCTCTTTAGGTTTATTAGAAGAGTTTGAAAAAGAGGGAATACATTTTGTAGAGTGGGGTGATAAAAGATTAGAAGATTTACTTCTTTCATATGGTTTTAACGTAATTAGTGTTGAAATTGAAAAATTAGATAATAAGAGGCAATATAAAATTTATGCATAA
- the lptB gene encoding LPS export ABC transporter ATP-binding protein, protein MHKLEIKNITKKIKKTQILHGISLEIKSGEIVGLLGPNGAGKTTTFYTVCGLVKPTSGDVFFDGENITNLPLHQRALKGIGYLPQESSIFKDLSVEDNLFLAAEIVTNDKEERYKRVEELLEVFNIEPIRKRKGISLSGGERRRTEIARALVSKPKFLLLDEPFAGVDPIAVKDIQEIIHQLTLRGIGVLITDHNVRETLQICHRAYVMKSGTLLASGNSEDIKNDGSVREHYLGEDFNF, encoded by the coding sequence ATGCATAAATTAGAAATAAAAAATATTACAAAAAAGATTAAAAAAACACAGATTTTACATGGTATTTCTTTAGAGATAAAAAGTGGGGAAATTGTTGGATTATTAGGTCCAAATGGAGCAGGAAAAACTACTACTTTTTATACAGTTTGTGGATTAGTTAAACCTACAAGTGGAGATGTATTCTTTGATGGAGAAAATATTACAAATCTACCACTTCATCAAAGAGCTTTAAAAGGAATAGGCTACCTTCCTCAAGAATCTTCAATTTTCAAAGATTTAAGTGTTGAAGATAATCTATTTTTAGCAGCAGAAATTGTTACAAATGATAAAGAAGAGAGATATAAAAGAGTAGAAGAACTTTTAGAAGTATTTAATATAGAACCAATAAGAAAAAGAAAAGGTATCTCTTTATCTGGTGGAGAAAGAAGAAGAACTGAAATTGCAAGAGCATTAGTATCAAAACCAAAGTTTTTACTTTTAGATGAACCTTTTGCTGGAGTTGATCCAATTGCAGTTAAAGATATTCAAGAAATTATTCATCAATTAACACTAAGAGGAATAGGGGTTTTAATAACTGATCATAATGTAAGAGAAACACTACAAATTTGCCATAGGGCATATGTTATGAAAAGTGGAACATTATTAGCTTCTGGAAATAGTGAAGATATAAAAAATGATGGAAGTGTAAGGGAACACTACTTAGGAGAAGATTTTAACTTCTAA
- a CDS encoding EAL domain-containing protein: protein MHFDVLIADDEIINDKKLIKSMQKTLKNVNLSFTTNEEEIISKLLSLNLLIININTQNSISLAKKCRNENIDVIFIIDNTNTLDIAYSIEVFDFIYKPIFQNKLLFKIEHYVKIREKEKEILKQKEFSSIILNNIATPIFLTDGNSFLFANKNFLKILGFESLEEINKSHPCVSGIFEKREGFLFSDKKNNWLESLETNNNLKVLIKDYKNKERIYKIQANYLKQDANYLIFLDDITHEVEYKNELIKLLYTDNLTKKPNRAKLIDELQHNEININSLAIIDINSFKEINDFFGNKVGDLVLIEITNIIEKEIKKLATLKLYKFPSDTYCITGENIGKNDFLAIIKNIVSAIYKQSIILEQHEIDTRVTVGISFSTKNNKLITADLALQAAKKDNKDYLVFYDKLDNLQEYENNMKWTKKLKNALLEDKIIVYYQPLINNVTLQVDKYECLVRMIDEDKVISPFFFLDISKKSNQYTKITRIVIDKAFKKFDTLDYEFSINISYEDIEDFTFLDFIKEKMKKYNVKNKVVFEILEDESIKNYDILIKFIDEIKNLGCKVALDDFGSGYSNFEHILKMNVDFLKIDASLIKNIVTDKNSLKITKTIIEFAKSLGLKTIAEYVENEEIFNTVKKLGADYSQGYYFSEPKETPEINNTSIKGKNE, encoded by the coding sequence ATGCATTTTGATGTTCTTATAGCAGATGATGAGATTATAAATGATAAAAAACTAATCAAATCAATGCAAAAAACTTTAAAGAATGTAAATCTATCCTTTACAACAAACGAAGAAGAAATTATTTCAAAACTTCTATCTTTAAATCTCTTAATAATAAATATAAATACACAAAATTCAATTTCTCTTGCTAAAAAATGTAGAAATGAAAATATTGATGTAATTTTTATAATTGATAATACTAATACTTTAGATATTGCCTATAGTATTGAAGTTTTTGATTTTATTTATAAACCAATCTTTCAAAATAAACTATTATTTAAAATTGAACATTATGTAAAAATTAGAGAAAAAGAAAAAGAGATTTTAAAACAAAAAGAGTTCTCTTCAATTATTTTAAATAATATTGCAACTCCTATTTTTTTAACAGATGGAAATAGTTTTTTATTTGCAAATAAAAATTTTTTAAAAATATTAGGCTTTGAAAGCTTAGAAGAAATAAATAAAAGCCATCCTTGTGTATCTGGCATTTTTGAAAAAAGAGAAGGTTTCTTATTTAGTGATAAAAAAAACAATTGGCTAGAATCTTTAGAAACTAATAATAATTTAAAAGTGTTAATTAAAGATTATAAAAATAAAGAAAGAATTTATAAAATTCAAGCCAATTATTTAAAACAAGATGCAAATTATCTTATTTTTTTAGATGATATAACCCATGAAGTAGAATATAAAAATGAATTAATTAAACTTCTTTATACTGATAATCTTACAAAAAAACCCAATAGAGCTAAACTTATTGATGAACTTCAACATAATGAAATAAATATAAACTCTTTAGCAATTATTGATATAAACTCTTTTAAAGAGATAAATGATTTCTTTGGAAATAAAGTTGGAGACTTAGTTCTTATAGAAATAACGAATATTATTGAAAAAGAAATTAAAAAGCTTGCTACTTTAAAACTATATAAATTTCCTTCTGATACATATTGTATTACAGGGGAAAATATCGGTAAAAATGACTTTTTAGCAATTATTAAAAATATTGTTTCTGCTATTTATAAACAATCTATAATTTTAGAACAACATGAAATTGATACAAGAGTAACAGTAGGTATTTCTTTTTCTACTAAAAATAATAAGCTAATAACTGCTGATTTAGCCTTACAAGCAGCTAAAAAAGATAATAAAGACTACTTAGTATTTTATGATAAATTGGATAATTTACAAGAGTATGAAAATAATATGAAGTGGACTAAAAAACTTAAAAATGCTCTTCTTGAAGATAAAATAATTGTATATTATCAACCTTTAATAAATAATGTAACTTTACAAGTAGATAAATATGAATGTTTAGTTAGAATGATAGATGAAGATAAGGTTATTTCACCTTTTTTCTTTTTAGATATTTCAAAAAAATCAAATCAATATACTAAAATAACTAGAATTGTAATTGATAAAGCTTTTAAAAAATTTGATACTTTAGATTATGAATTTTCTATAAATATATCATATGAAGATATAGAAGATTTCACCTTTCTTGATTTTATTAAAGAAAAAATGAAAAAATATAATGTTAAAAATAAAGTAGTTTTTGAAATACTTGAAGATGAAAGTATAAAAAATTACGATATACTTATAAAGTTTATTGATGAAATTAAAAATTTAGGATGTAAAGTTGCACTTGATGACTTTGGTTCTGGATACTCAAATTTTGAACATATTTTAAAAATGAATGTTGATTTTTTAAAAATTGATGCTTCATTAATAAAAAATATTGTTACAGACAAAAACTCTTTAAAAATTACTAAAACAATTATTGAATTTGCAAAAAGTTTAGGATTAAAAACTATTGCAGAATATGTTGAAAATGAAGAGATTTTTAATACTGTAAAGAAACTTGGAGCTGATTATTCTCAAGGTTACTACTTCTCTGAACCTAAAGAGACACCTGAGATTAATAACACAAGTATTAAGGGCAAAAATGAATAA
- a CDS encoding response regulator transcription factor, translated as MLKTEKNIRKLYNAKLLVISNDDNVKNTIENEFDDYFKELKLVKGSKEAVELASSNSFDIVIIDTDVKEYSFSELCSEITSRAPTLPKIIISDDEDSENIIIAVNNSAYTFMSKPLRVKDIKLAIIMCLNQTKRGDKVEFQNGIYFDEYRDQFFKPGGVLIDFTRLEKSFLKLLIQKRGEIIDYDTIKDVVWKGKNMSIYTMRNIVNKIRQKTYYEIIRNHSNKGYIIEESK; from the coding sequence ATGTTAAAAACTGAAAAAAATATAAGAAAATTATATAACGCAAAATTACTAGTAATTAGTAATGATGACAATGTTAAAAATACAATTGAAAATGAGTTTGATGACTATTTTAAAGAGTTAAAATTAGTAAAAGGTTCTAAAGAGGCAGTTGAGCTTGCTAGTTCTAATAGTTTTGATATAGTTATTATTGATACGGATGTTAAAGAGTATTCTTTTAGTGAACTTTGTAGTGAAATTACAAGTAGAGCTCCAACTTTACCTAAAATTATTATCTCTGATGATGAAGACAGTGAAAATATTATTATAGCTGTTAATAATAGTGCATATACATTTATGTCTAAGCCTTTAAGAGTTAAAGATATAAAATTAGCAATTATTATGTGTTTAAATCAAACAAAAAGAGGAGATAAAGTAGAGTTTCAAAATGGAATCTATTTTGATGAATATAGAGATCAATTCTTTAAACCAGGTGGAGTGCTAATAGACTTTACAAGATTAGAAAAATCATTTTTAAAACTTCTTATTCAAAAAAGAGGTGAAATTATTGATTATGATACAATTAAAGATGTGGTATGGAAAGGCAAAAATATGTCTATTTATACTATGAGAAATATTGTAAATAAAATTAGGCAAAAAACTTATTATGAAATTATTAGAAATCACTCTAATAAAGGTTACATCATTGAGGAAAGTAAATAA
- the polA gene encoding DNA polymerase I has protein sequence MRKTITIIDTFGFLFRSYYALPPLKSKDGFPTGLLTGFMNFIANIGKDFQTDYLVFALDSKGDTFRNELFDQYKANRQEVPEDLLRQLPIAIEWVEKMGFKTASKVGFEADDIIASIAFDAKQKDLEVRIVSHDKDLYQLIDDDTIYLFDPIKKSIINEDKCIEKFGVTPKQFTDYQALIGDSADNIPGVKGIGAKTAEALIKEFGTLDNIYNNLENIEKARWKTLLETGKEMAFISKQLVTLKVDCHAIEEIEHFELPKENPILKIADTLIEFDLNRIIDRVNKEGLNYKTQIPKKVESFQFETILLNEKNRLFEVISSIKEDSFVAFDTETTDIDANNAKIVGFSFAYDDKKAYYVPISHFYLGVLEQISLEDAKEALKLLNNFKLIAQNFKYDYQIIKNNFDLEMNIYADTMLMSWLIDPSSKIGLDFVAQKYFNHTMIAFKDIVKKGENFSSVEIEKAALYASEDAIITYKLYFKLLELFKEEKLEHLLELGKSLEFEFTKVLANMEANGVKIDIKILEELKVKNASYIQSLTKEIYTQAQCEFNINSPKQLGEILFDKLSLKASKKTKSGYSTNEMVLQSLYEEHNIVPLLLNYREAYKLQSTYIEPLLQLALQTNDNRIYTSFLQTGTATGRLSSKNPNLQNIPVKSEAGAQIRSAFIPKEGYSLVGIDYSQIELRLLAHFSNDEALVEAFNNNLDIHRQTAVKIFGEEQADSKRAIAKSINFGLLYGMGSRKLADTLKIDPKEAKGYIQAYFEAFKSVKDYLKSIEDFILQNCYVETLLKRRRVFDFDSANGMQKAAFLREGVNTKFQGSAADLIKLSMLKIWEKYKNNNDIKMLLQIHDELIFEVKNERIDEITNDLVNIMENIVKLNIPLKVSKNVGKSWQELK, from the coding sequence ATGAGAAAAACAATAACAATTATTGATACATTTGGATTTTTATTTCGAAGTTATTATGCTTTACCACCTTTAAAATCAAAAGATGGATTTCCAACTGGTTTATTAACTGGTTTTATGAATTTTATTGCAAATATAGGAAAAGATTTTCAAACAGATTATTTAGTATTTGCTTTAGATTCAAAAGGAGATACTTTTAGAAATGAATTATTTGACCAATATAAAGCTAATAGGCAAGAAGTTCCTGAAGATTTATTAAGACAATTACCAATTGCAATTGAGTGGGTAGAAAAAATGGGTTTTAAAACTGCTTCCAAAGTTGGTTTTGAAGCTGATGATATTATTGCTTCAATTGCTTTTGATGCTAAACAAAAAGATTTAGAAGTTAGAATAGTATCCCATGATAAAGACTTATATCAATTAATTGATGATGATACAATATATCTTTTTGATCCAATAAAAAAAAGTATTATAAATGAAGATAAATGTATAGAAAAATTTGGAGTAACTCCTAAACAATTTACTGATTATCAAGCATTAATTGGAGATAGCGCAGATAATATTCCTGGAGTAAAAGGAATAGGGGCTAAAACAGCTGAGGCTTTAATTAAGGAGTTTGGAACTTTAGATAATATTTATAATAATTTAGAAAATATAGAAAAAGCTAGATGGAAAACTCTTTTAGAAACAGGTAAAGAAATGGCTTTTATTTCTAAACAGCTTGTTACTTTAAAAGTGGATTGTCATGCAATTGAAGAGATTGAACACTTTGAATTACCAAAAGAGAATCCTATTTTAAAAATAGCTGATACTTTAATAGAGTTTGATTTAAATAGAATTATTGATAGGGTAAATAAAGAGGGTTTAAATTATAAAACACAAATTCCAAAAAAAGTTGAAAGTTTTCAATTTGAAACGATTTTACTAAATGAAAAAAATAGACTATTTGAAGTAATTAGTTCTATTAAAGAAGATAGTTTTGTAGCTTTTGATACAGAAACAACTGATATTGATGCAAATAATGCAAAAATTGTTGGTTTTTCATTTGCTTATGATGATAAAAAGGCCTATTATGTTCCAATCTCTCATTTTTATTTAGGAGTTTTGGAGCAAATCTCACTTGAAGATGCAAAGGAAGCTTTAAAACTTTTAAATAACTTTAAATTAATTGCTCAAAATTTTAAATATGATTATCAAATTATTAAAAATAATTTTGATTTAGAGATGAATATTTATGCAGATACAATGCTAATGTCTTGGCTTATAGACCCAAGTTCTAAAATAGGATTAGATTTTGTTGCACAAAAATATTTTAACCATACGATGATTGCTTTTAAAGATATAGTAAAAAAAGGTGAAAATTTTTCTAGTGTAGAGATTGAAAAGGCTGCTTTATATGCCAGCGAAGATGCTATTATTACTTATAAATTATATTTTAAATTATTAGAGTTATTTAAAGAAGAGAAATTAGAACATCTTTTAGAGTTGGGAAAATCTTTAGAGTTTGAATTTACTAAAGTTTTAGCAAATATGGAAGCTAATGGTGTAAAAATTGATATAAAGATTTTAGAAGAACTAAAAGTTAAAAATGCTTCTTATATTCAATCTTTAACAAAAGAGATTTATACACAAGCACAATGTGAATTTAATATTAACTCTCCAAAACAATTAGGGGAAATTTTATTTGATAAACTTTCTTTAAAAGCTTCTAAAAAGACAAAAAGTGGTTATAGCACAAATGAAATGGTACTTCAAAGTTTATATGAAGAGCATAATATTGTTCCTTTATTATTAAATTATAGAGAAGCTTATAAGCTTCAATCAACTTATATAGAACCTCTTTTACAATTGGCTTTACAAACAAATGATAATAGAATTTATACTTCTTTTTTACAAACAGGAACAGCAACAGGAAGATTAAGTAGTAAAAATCCAAACTTACAAAATATTCCTGTAAAAAGTGAAGCAGGTGCACAAATTAGAAGTGCTTTTATTCCAAAAGAGGGGTATTCTTTAGTGGGAATAGATTATTCTCAAATTGAGTTAAGATTACTTGCACATTTTAGCAATGATGAAGCTTTAGTTGAAGCTTTTAATAATAATCTTGATATTCATAGACAAACAGCTGTTAAAATTTTTGGTGAAGAGCAAGCAGATAGTAAAAGAGCTATTGCCAAATCAATTAACTTTGGATTATTATATGGTATGGGAAGTAGAAAACTAGCTGATACATTAAAAATAGATCCTAAAGAAGCAAAAGGTTATATTCAAGCTTATTTTGAAGCTTTTAAAAGTGTAAAAGATTATTTAAAATCAATTGAGGATTTTATTTTACAAAATTGTTATGTGGAAACTTTATTAAAAAGAAGAAGAGTATTTGATTTTGATAGTGCAAATGGTATGCAAAAAGCAGCGTTTTTAAGAGAAGGTGTAAATACAAAATTTCAAGGAAGTGCAGCTGATTTAATTAAACTATCAATGTTAAAAATCTGGGAGAAATATAAAAACAATAATGATATTAAAATGTTATTACAAATCCATGATGAACTTATTTTTGAAGTAAAAAATGAAAGAATTGATGAAATTACAAATGATTTAGTAAATATTATGGAAAATATAGTTAAATTAAATATACCATTAAAAGTGTCAAAAAATGTCGGTAAAAGTTGGCAAGAATTGAAATAA
- a CDS encoding PAS domain-containing sensor histidine kinase, producing MSEEYDITKLKRSNNELKEIINNSWDGIGIIDLKGKFIYFNNAFIPILGFSKEELINKSFISVIQDDYLKPFVELMKKNLENKYDSDMNIVCIRKDKQKVYLKITLSTMLNKKFFVINAKDITKEISDDEILNNYVASTHVNMQGLITKASLAFCLLSGYEQNELINKPHSIIKAKEEDEKIFNSIFESIKNKKEWKGRIEGKRKNNSPFWVDIKVKPTFNKYGDITGYTSLMFDITNEINLDVETKSLQKEVVQKDSILLQQSKLAIMTETLQMLSHEWRQPLNIISIRAQKLELDFSLGLANDSQKIIQTLEDIKNDAQKLSNTIEEFQSFVQLKSEKIKVIAKDIVLKAIEIFKKDPQTQEIDFIKDIMQIPEFRTYKNELTTILVNILINAKEAILKNKIKNGVIKLKCYYVDKTIYFEISDNAGGIKEEIIDKIFEPYFSTKESKHGVGLGLYTCKIIVEMHLKGEISVKNHNSGATFKIALPIN from the coding sequence ATGTCAGAAGAGTACGATATTACTAAATTAAAAAGAAGTAATAATGAACTAAAAGAAATAATCAATAATTCTTGGGATGGGATAGGAATTATTGATTTAAAAGGTAAATTTATCTATTTTAATAATGCTTTTATTCCTATTTTAGGTTTTTCAAAAGAGGAACTAATAAATAAAAGTTTTATTTCTGTAATACAAGATGATTATTTAAAACCTTTTGTTGAATTAATGAAAAAAAATTTAGAAAACAAATATGATTCAGATATGAATATTGTTTGTATTAGAAAAGATAAACAAAAGGTATATTTAAAAATCACCCTATCAACAATGTTAAATAAAAAGTTTTTTGTAATAAATGCAAAAGATATTACAAAAGAGATTTCTGATGATGAAATTTTAAATAACTATGTGGCTTCAACTCATGTTAATATGCAAGGACTTATTACAAAAGCAAGTTTAGCTTTTTGTCTTTTAAGTGGCTATGAGCAAAATGAACTAATAAATAAGCCCCATTCTATTATAAAAGCAAAAGAAGAAGATGAAAAAATTTTTAATTCAATTTTTGAGTCTATTAAAAATAAAAAAGAGTGGAAAGGAAGAATTGAAGGTAAAAGAAAAAACAATTCGCCTTTTTGGGTTGATATTAAAGTAAAACCAACATTTAATAAATACGGGGATATTACAGGGTATACTTCACTAATGTTTGATATTACAAATGAAATTAATTTAGATGTTGAAACAAAAAGTTTACAAAAAGAAGTTGTACAAAAAGATAGTATTTTACTTCAACAATCAAAACTTGCAATTATGACAGAGACTTTACAAATGTTATCTCATGAATGGAGACAACCTTTAAATATCATCTCTATTAGAGCACAAAAATTAGAGTTAGATTTCTCTTTAGGCTTGGCAAATGATTCACAAAAAATCATTCAAACCTTAGAAGATATTAAAAATGATGCACAAAAGCTTTCAAATACAATAGAAGAGTTTCAAAGCTTTGTACAATTAAAAAGTGAAAAAATTAAAGTTATTGCAAAAGATATTGTTTTAAAAGCAATTGAGATTTTTAAAAAAGATCCTCAAACACAAGAGATTGATTTTATTAAAGATATTATGCAGATACCTGAGTTTAGAACATATAAAAATGAACTTACTACTATTTTAGTAAATATTCTAATAAATGCAAAAGAGGCTATTTTAAAAAATAAAATAAAAAATGGTGTAATTAAATTAAAATGCTATTATGTTGATAAAACTATATATTTTGAAATTAGTGATAATGCTGGGGGAATAAAAGAAGAGATAATTGATAAAATCTTTGAGCCATATTTTTCAACAAAAGAGTCTAAGCATGGAGTAGGACTTGGTTTATATACGTGTAAAATCATTGTTGAAATGCACTTAAAAGGTGAAATTAGTGTAAAAAATCATAATAGTGGAGCAACATTTAAAATAGCTTTACCTATAAATTAA
- a CDS encoding GGDEF domain-containing response regulator, whose translation MNKEILKNIKVLYVEDENDVREFTGKTIKAIVKEIIVAENGKVGLEKFQENPDIDLIVTDINMPKMGGLEMCAEIKTINPEIPIVITSAHNDPNFLKKAIDVGVSAYAMKPIDLYQLIESMIKAVEPIFLRKQLEAVNLSLEEKVEEGIQKIKSILDAQDNIVFVSNTKTITNVNKKFLEFFKISSLNTFLNENQCVSTLFKNEKGFFSLETLKKSDKNWIEYLQNLSEVDRVVKIKNNNGIDRVFTVNIDQYEHKGEYFVISLTDITELKEKSNLLEYQASHDLLTGLYNRQKFHDIFGKEIRRDKRYDNDLSLILFDIDHFKNFNDEFGHNLGDEVLKFIAEIVTKNVREHDTIVRWGGEEFLILLPETDLKGALKVAEKIRVAIEEFRDDTLPKNITASFGVTTLYEGDNEEQFVKKADIALYKAKSEGRNKVVSHTA comes from the coding sequence ATGAATAAAGAAATTTTAAAAAATATAAAAGTTTTATACGTTGAAGATGAAAATGATGTAAGAGAGTTTACAGGTAAAACAATCAAAGCAATTGTAAAAGAGATTATAGTTGCAGAAAACGGTAAAGTTGGTTTAGAAAAATTTCAAGAAAATCCTGATATTGATTTAATTGTTACAGATATAAATATGCCTAAAATGGGTGGACTTGAAATGTGTGCTGAAATAAAAACTATAAATCCTGAAATACCTATCGTGATTACAAGTGCCCATAATGACCCAAATTTTTTAAAAAAAGCTATAGATGTAGGTGTTAGTGCTTATGCTATGAAACCAATAGATTTATATCAATTAATAGAGAGTATGATTAAAGCTGTTGAGCCAATTTTCTTAAGAAAACAACTTGAAGCTGTTAATCTTTCATTGGAAGAAAAAGTTGAAGAAGGTATTCAAAAAATCAAATCAATTTTAGATGCTCAAGATAATATTGTATTTGTAAGTAATACAAAAACTATTACAAATGTAAATAAAAAATTTTTAGAGTTTTTTAAAATCTCATCTTTAAATACTTTTTTAAATGAAAATCAATGTGTATCAACTCTATTTAAAAATGAAAAAGGCTTTTTTAGTTTAGAGACTTTAAAAAAAAGTGATAAAAATTGGATTGAATATTTACAAAATTTAAGTGAAGTAGATAGGGTTGTAAAAATTAAAAACAATAATGGAATTGATAGAGTTTTTACAGTAAATATTGACCAATATGAGCATAAAGGTGAATATTTTGTTATTTCACTAACTGATATTACAGAACTAAAAGAAAAATCAAATCTTTTAGAATATCAAGCAAGTCATGATCTATTAACAGGACTTTATAATAGACAAAAATTCCATGATATTTTTGGTAAAGAAATAAGAAGAGATAAAAGATATGATAATGATTTATCTTTAATTCTTTTTGATATAGACCACTTTAAAAACTTTAATGATGAATTTGGACATAATCTAGGAGATGAAGTTTTAAAGTTTATTGCTGAAATAGTAACTAAAAATGTTAGAGAACATGATACTATTGTTAGATGGGGAGGAGAAGAGTTTTTAATCTTACTTCCTGAAACAGATTTAAAAGGAGCTTTAAAAGTTGCCGAAAAAATAAGAGTTGCTATTGAAGAGTTTAGAGATGATACTCTTCCAAAAAATATTACAGCTAGTTTTGGAGTTACAACTTTATATGAAGGTGACAATGAAGAACAGTTTGTAAAAAAAGCTGATATAGCTTTATATAAAGCAAAAAGTGAAGGAAGAAACAAAGTTGTTTCTCACACTGCTTAG